The sequence CATCGAGTCTTCCTCTATGTGTGCAACCTTGCCAGCATGGGAATCAATCAAGGTAGGGGCAGCCAACGTCAAGTATGTGCAGTCTTGCCGGGATCCAATCTATTGACTCCTTCAGCCAGCTTTGCACTATGTGCACGACGTCCATGCTCGAAAGCACTTTGCAAGTGGACCATGCACGGCTCCACCGGCCTTGCGTCAACAATTCAAATCCTTATCTTATACTTCCTCTGtctgaaaaagcttgtcccaagcttgtcccttaaatggatgtatctagcactaacttggtgctagatacatccatttgagggacaagcttttcggacggagggagtactactagataGACACGTACTTTTTTTATGCAATTCTTAATTTATAGAAGCAGAAGAACTGATTATGTGAATTGAATATATAATCCCATGTGTAGGTGCTATCCAAGTGTTGTGATTATTTAGCACACATAACTTGCAGGGAGATAACTCTATAGTATGAAGACTTTAAAATACGAGTGCGTGTCGTTGGTGTTTTTGAAACCATCTTCCATCACGTCTAATATTTTTGTATTTCATAATAGTAATTGTTCAGCCTTTGACTGACATATGGATGATATTTGTAATATATATCTTTCTTCCATATGACGGTAACATTATGATGAAGGTGGAACCATAGAGAGATGTGTATTTTTAATTGAGATATTTTCAGGAGTACCTTTGTGAAGCTGATATATCTTTCTTTTACAAGATATGGTTGCACTTGCTTCATCTACATAGGCTGTCTGGAATGCCATGAGGCCGGGATTGGTGTAGGAAATCTTCAAAGCTATTATATTGGTCTCAAGAAACTTGCAATACATCAATgcattattatttttaatttttttgctgaCACCACAGCTACCACCTCTTCACTAAATGACAGAGGTTGCCAGCAACTGCACATGGAAAGATTTAATGTTATATTATGTCTACTAATCAATAAGGAGGGAGATCAAATTACTGCTCTCAAATATTCACCTGATTGATTTTGAaaagagggttaaaaaatggtgTTATGAATGAAGATGGATGGGGTTGAGGGCTGGGAGAAAGATGTTGTATTGCAAGAAGAAGTTGGTTAAGAAGACTGACGATTATGAGAATGAAGGACACAAACTTTTGAATTAGACCAATTGTTTGATCGATCATTTTTgttctcttgaaaacgatatatgGTCAATTTTAGTATTCTGATGTGATTGAAGAATATAGGAGGGACAAAGAGATGTGCTATTGCCAGGACAGTTATGACTCTCTATTAAGGTATTCAGATATGATTCTCCATGGTCATGCTTCTCCTGTTCACCTGGAAGTTTATTGATGGGAGGGAAGCCACTTCTGCTTTGATGATTTCTTGGAAGTTCAGGTTAAAACACTTTCGCTCTTAAAGTCTGTTTATCAATTCTTTGGATAACCTATTTAATGATTGGTTTTGATTTTCATACAGCTAGGTGAATTTACAATACAAGTCAGATTATTTGCGAGAGAATTTCATTCCCTAGAATCATTGTCATTCTTGTTGCCTACAAGGTACTTGAAGAAAATGCCCGAGACATATTTTAAGGAGTATAATTCAGCACTAAGGCTATTATTACAACGATGGAATCTTTGTTGTGGTAGTTATGTCTCCAAATGCGTCGATCCCTATCGGCTACTGAAGTAAACTTATTTATTTTTTCTGTGTCGATTTCTATTGGCTTACTGATAGCTTATTTATTCTTTTCGAATTTTAATTCCTTGATCTTTGCCTCTGCCCATCTCCATATCACACAGAAGGTGCTCAGTGCAATGCATCATGCAGTGATTCCATGATAGGAATTAGGAACTGCTCATCATTTGAATGTTTCTACAATTTTCCTGCTTGTTAGAACATGTTTGATGTACTTACACATTAACAAAAATGACCTGTAACATTCATGAAAATATTTGGGTTTGGTCATCTACTTTTTTACTGTTTATTTACTCATGAAGATAGCAGATGTTCCTGTTTTTAAATATAGTTATCTGTGCTTCCAGTTGGTAGAGATCAAAGTATTAACTCGCCGATGTAGGGAAAAAGAGCTCTTTTATAGACACTACTAGCAGTGGATACAGGGTGAGCCTTTTTGAAATTGTTTGGGGGGCTTGGGGGGCACGGCTGGGCCATTTTTTGCCCTTTTTGCATCGCCGGCAGAGAAAAAAGGCTCCTCGGGGggccggctggagatgctctaagtataCAGTAGCATATTTGACAGATGAGCATTGGAAACTCTTCTAAATCTGTGTTTAGCATTTAACAATGAACTATGTAATTTAATCAATAGACTCACTTCAGTTGCCATGCTAACTGAAAATCTATAAGTCAAATGATGCGACTGTCAAGTGGAAGTTACTTATATTTTTTCTTACGTCACTTGAGAAGTTTCTTTTTAGCAAGCTTATTTAAGTGCAGCCGAAGTGTACTATGTTTTTTAGACGATCTCCATGTTTTCTATTGAGATCAGAGAGCGGCTGAAGTAGTGATGGGACTACACCATTTTTAGGTTCTGAAGGCAAAGCTTCTTACAGAGTTAGTCACATTTGTCAGTTCTGTGAGTAGAAGAAATCTTGATAGCTTGTTGCTTCTGCTCAGTGTGCTTGGTGCATAAATTGATTGCTTGCTGCAAATGTTGTTTAGTGTCCTATTTCATGGTAGCTGCGGATGCTATATATTTGGTGATTTTGTTGCCGGTATTTGGAGTGCTAGGAGAGTTTCTAAACTACTGTCACGGCATTATAGATAGGATAGTGAACCAATGTGACATATGTATAACATTTCATGTGAGATTCTTTGCAACAAACAGCATGAGCGAGCGGTCCATATATTATTTTCATCAAGCCGTACAATTTTTTGGTTAGGATAGAAGGGTTGTTGGTTGCTTCAAGAGTTAATAACGAGGGCCCCAGCGAGAAATGTCCTGTTAAGACGGGAATCCGAGCGGTAAGTGGAATGTCCGACAAGAAAGGTAAGTGTGCGTCGTGGGGTGGGGTTTTCGTGTTGGGACCGCATGTTGGGATAATATATGGGttggatttgggggggggggggtccggactATCCAGACGGTTAAATTTTGTGGAGCTTGCTTAATGTCCTAACATGCTCGGATGTATGAGGAATAAGATTTTACCTTGGATATGACCATTTGTGTGATTTATTTGTATGCATTGTAGCCCGGGGGGACTATCCAGACGGTTAAATTTTGTGGAGCTTGCTTAATGTCCTAACATGCTCGGATGTATGAGGAATAAGATTTGACCTTGGATGTGACCATTTGTGTGATTTATTTGTATGCATTGTAGCTCGTAGCAACGCACGGGTGTACTACTAGTGTTCATAACTCTGTAGTCACTGCTTTTAGAGTACTCCTCCAGAGTCCGCTTTCTCTTGACGGAAGTGAGCACAAATGCACAATTTTTACATTTGCATCCATCCTGAATGGACTAGTGGAGGAGTCGAGAAATAGAGACCTAACCCGTGCTTATTTTTACAAAACACATTTCATGATGTTTCAGGCCAAATGCAGAATCAATGGCACAATTATGGGATCATTCTCATTCCTGGATAGGTGGCATTCGTTAGATGAATGGAAGCCGGCATGGTTCATCGTCTGTAACCCCAAGAAGCCCTGCTTTTTCATAGGACTCGATACAATCCACGAGTGTCTCCTCCATCTTCCTTGGTTTCCACCCTAAATTCTTCAGCTTGTCCGAAGTGACTCCAACGTTAAAGTCCACATCAACCATCCTGCCAACCCAAAATTTCGTAATGAAAATCCTTCGTAGTATATGATAAGCAAGCTATGACATGGTGTTGATAGTCTTGATGCCATGACACTTACTTGTCTGCATAAGTGTAGCTAGGGTACATGTTCTTCATGATTGCCAGCAAATCCTTTAGGTCCACTTGGTCCAGTGAGCATATGTATCTCTCAGATGGCCCTGCCTTGTTGTACAACAGGAGCAATGCGTCGGTAACATCGCGAACGTCTACGATGGGAAAGAActtgttgttcatcatgtcagggCCTCCTGCGATCGGACATATGATGGAACTACATTAGGCATAAGGATGTGTATTTTAAAAGGTCATTCTCTGAACTTCATTAAAACCGGGGGTGTCTTATTACACTATTAATATAAAAGCCGAGGAGCTCCTCCGACGTCAATTTTTGTTCTGAACTTCATCGCTCTGCTGCACTTCGACAACAAAAACAGCAAAATGGAAGGAAAACAACCGGCTTTGGTTTCCAAAAGTACTAACCACTAACCACATGTGATgtgtagggctggaattcgagccgagtcgagccagctcggctcgactcgctagagctcgtttcgttaacgagctagctcgactcgactcgttgttataacgagctcaaatccaagattggctcgactcgtataactcgcaaGCTGGCTcttttagcttgttaagctcattaaagatatgaacataaaacgCTCATATATTATAAAATGactatgtatatattaaacatatatatcactaaacaatagTAATTTGCTTGTAACGCATGAGTCTGGGCCTTCAACGGCTAGGCCTTGTGTTGTGTGCCTGGGACATAGGGTGCTGAATGGCTGATCTTtttttgtattgggagtggctgatcttttgtaccgagcctaacgagttacacgagtactcgtgagattggctcgtttaacttggtctataaacgatcttaaactaaagctcggcttgcctcgttattcttcgagttcgagccgattcgagccgagtcacgagctactcatttagctcgcgagcttcgagctttttttccagccccaGTGATGTGCAATGTACAAAATGATTATGTATCCTTGTGATAGATGAGCTGAGGAGTGGAACCTTTTATCATGTAGACGAGGACCTTGCTGCTGGTATTGACCGCCACATGCTGCAATAGAGGGCCGAAGACCAGACCAGGGCAAAGTGCGACGACGTGCAGCCCGTTCTTCTCTCCGTATTCCAGGGCCGAAGACCGGACTATCCAGACGGTTAAATTTTGTGGAGCTTGCTTAATGTCCTAACATGCTTGGATGTATGAGGAATAAGATTTTACCTTGGATATGACCATTTGTGTGATTTATTTGTATGCATGGTAGCATGGGGGGACTATCCAGACGGTTAAATTTTGTGGAGCTTGCTTAATGTCCTAACATGCTCGGATGTATGAGGAATAAGATTTGATCTTGGATATGACCATTTGTGTGATTTATTTGtatgcattgtagcccgtagcaacgcacgggtatACTACTAGTGTTCATAACTCTGCAGTCACTGCTTTTAGAGTACTCCTCCAGAGTCCGCTTTCTCTTGACGGAAGTGAGCACAAATGCACAATTTTTACATTTGCATCCATCCTGAATGGACTAGTGGAGGAGTCGAGAAATAGAGACCTAACCCGTGCTTATTTTTGCAAAACACATTTCATGATGTTTCAGGCCAAATGCAGAATCAATGGCACAATTATGGGATCATTCTCATTCCTGGATAGGCGGCATTCGGTAGATGAATGGAAGCCGGCATGGTTCTTCGTCTGTAACCCCAAGAAGCCCTGCTTTTTCATAGGACTCGATACAATCCACGAGTGTCTCCTCCATCTTCCTTGGTTTCCACCCTAAATTGTTCAGCTTGTCCGAAGTGACTCCGACGTTAAAGTCCACATCAACCATCCTGCCAACCCAAAATTTCGTAATGAAAATCCTTCGTAGTATATGATAAGCAAGCTATGACATGGTGTTGATAGTCTTGATGCCATGGCACTTACTTGTCTGCATAAGTGTAGCTAGGGTACATGTTCTTCATGATTGCCAGCAAATCCTTTAGGTCCATTTGGTCCAGTGAGCATATGTATCTCTCAGATGGCCCTGCCTTGTTGTACAACAGGAGCAATGCGTCGGCAACATCGCGAACGTCTACGATGGGAAAGAACTTGTTGTTCATCGTGTCAGGGCCTCCTGCGATCGGACATATGATGGAACTACATTAGGCACAAGGATGTGTATTTTAAAAGGTCATTCTCTGAACTTCATTAAAACCGGGGGTGTCTTATTACACTATTAATATAAAAGCCGAGGAGCTCCTCCGGTGTCAATTTTTGTTCTGAACTTCATCGCTCTGCTGCACTTCGACAACAAAAACAGCAAAATGGAAGGAAAACAACCGGCTTTGGTTACCAAAAGTACTAACCTCTAACCACATGTGATGTGCAATGTACAAAATGATTATGTATCCTTGTGATAGATGAGCTGAGGAGTGGAACCTTTTATCATGTAGACGAGGACCTTGCTGCTGGTATTGACCGCCACATGCTGCAACAGAGGGCCGAAGACCAGACCAGGGCAAAGTGCGACGACGTGCAGCTCGTTCTTCTCTCCGTATTCCAGGGCCGAAGACCGGACTATCCAGACGGTTAAATTTTGTGGAGCTTGCTTAATGTCCTAACATGCTCGGATGTATGAGGAATAAGATTTTACCTTGGATATGACCATTTGTGTGATTTATTTGTATGTATTGTAGCCTGGGGGACTATCCAGACGGTTAAATTTTGTGGAGCTTGCTTAATGTCCTAACATGCTCGGATGTATGAGGAATAAAATTTGACGTTGGATATGACCATTTGTGTGATTTATTTGtatgcattgtagcccgtagcaacgcacgggtgtACTACTAGTGTTCATAACTCTGCAGTCACTACTTTTAGAGTACTCCTCCAGAGTCCGCTTTCTCTTGACGGAAGTGAGCACGAATGCACAATTTTTACATTTGCATCCATCCTGAATGGACTAGTGGAGGAGTCGAGAAATAGAGACCTAACCCGTGCTTATTTTTGCAAAACACATTTCATGATGTTTCAGGCCAAATGCAGAATCAATGGCACAATTATGGGATCATTCTCATTCCTGGATAGGCGGCATTCGGTAGATGAATGGAAGCCGGCATGGTTCGTCGTCTGTAACCCCAAGAAGCCCTGCTTTTTCATAGGACTCGATACAATCCACGAGTGTCTCCTCCATCTTCCTTGGTTTCCACCCTAAATTGTTCAGCTTGTCCGAAGTGACTCCGACGTTAAAGTCCACATCAACCATCCTGCCAACCCAAAATTTCGTAATGAAAATCCTTCGTAGTATATGATAAGCAAGCTATGACATGGTGTTGATAGTCTTGATGCCATGGCACTTACTTGTCTGCATAAGTGTAGCTAGGGTACATGTTCTTCATGATTGCCAGCAAATCCTTTAGGTCCATTTGGTCCAGTGAGCATATGTATCTCTCAGATGGCCCTGCCTTGTTGTACAACAGGAGCAATGCGTCGGCAACATCGCGAACGTCTACGATGGGAAAGAACTTGTCGTTCATCGTGTCAGGGCCTCCTGCGATCGGACATATGATGGAACTACATTAGGCACAAGGATGTGTATTTTAAAAGGTCATTCTCTGAACTTCATTAAAACCGGGGGTGTTTTATTACACTATTAATATAAAAGCCGAGGAGCTCCTCCGGTGTCAATTTTTGTTCTGAACTTCATCGCTCTGCTGCACTTCGACAACAAAAACAGCAAAATGGAAGGAAAACAACCGGCTTTGGTTACCAAAAGTACTAACCTCTAACCACATGTGATGTGCAATGTACAAAATGATTATGTATCCTTGTGATAGATGAGCTGAGGAGTGGAACCTTTTATCATGTAGACGAGGACCTTGCTGCTGGTATTGACCGCCACATGCTGCAACAGAGGGCCGAAGACCAGACCAGGGCAAAGTGCGACGACGTGCAGCTCGTTCTTCTCTCCGTATTCCAGGGCCGAAGACCGGACTATCCAGACGGTTAAATTTTGTGGAGCTTGCTTAATGTCCTAACATGCTCGGATGTATGAGGAATAAGATTTTACCTTGGATATGACCATTTGTGTGATTTATTTGTATGTATTGTAGCCTGGGGGGACTATCCAGACGGTTAAATTTTGTGGAGCTTGCTTAATGTCCTAACATGCTCGGATGTATGAGGAATAAAATTTGACGTTGGATATGACCATTTGTGTGATTTATTTGtatgcattgtagcccgtagcaacgcacgggtgtACTACTAGTGTTCATAACTCTGCAGTCACTACTTTTAGAGTACTCCTCCAGAGTCCGCTTTCTCTTGACGGAAGTGAGCACGAATGCACAATTTTTACATTTGCATCCATCCTGAATGGACTAGTGGAGGAGTCGAGAAATAGAGACCTAACCCGTGCTTATTTTTGCAAAACACATTTCATGATGTTTCAGGCCAAATGCAGAATCAATGGCACAATTATGGGATCATTCTCATTCCTGGATAGGCGGCATTCGGTAGATGAATGGAAGCCGACATGGTTCGTCGTCTGTAACCCCAAGAAGCCCTGCTTTTTCGTAGGACTCGATACAATCCACGAGTGTCTCCTCCATCTTCCTTGGTTTCCACCCTAAATTCTTCAGCTTGTCCGAAGTGACTCCGACGTTAAAGTCCACATCAACCATCCTGCCAACCCAAAATTTTGTAATGAAAATCCTTCGTAGTATATGATAAGCAAGTTATGACATGGTGTTGATAGTCTTGATGCCATGGCACTTACTTGTCTGCATAAGTGTAGCTAGGGTACATGTTCTTCATGATTGCCAGCAAATCCTTTAGGTCCATTTGGTCCAGTGAGCATATGTATCTCTCAGATGGCCCTGCCTTGTTGTACAACAGGAGCAATGCGTCGGTAACATCGCGAACGTCTACGATGGGAAAGAACTTGTTGTTCATCGTGTCAGGGCCTCCTGCTATCGGACATATGATGGAACTACATTAGGCACAAGGATCTGTATTTTAAAAGGTCATTCTCTGAACTTCATTAAAACCGGGGGTGTCTTATTACACTATTAATATAAAAGCCGAGGAGCTCCTCCGGCGTCAATTTTTGTTCTGAACTTCATCGCTCTGCTGCACTTCGACAACAAAAACAGCAAAATGGAAGGAAAACAACCGGCTTTGGTTTCCAAAAGTACTAACCTCTAACCACATGTGATGTGCAATGTACAAAATGATTATGTATCCTTGTGATAGATGAGCTGAGGAGTGGAATCTTTTATCATGTAGACGAGGACCTTGCTGCTGGTATTAACCGCCACATGCTGCAACAGAGGGCCGAAGACCAGACCAGGGCAAAGTGCGACGACGTGCAGCCCGTTCTTCTCTCCGTATTCCAGGGCCATCTCCTCGGCTTCAGTCTTTGCAAGAGAGTACCAGTTCTGCCAACACAAACACGAATAACACTTATCCCTGACAAGAACTCAGTAAAACTGAAGATGTTACTCTTTTAAGATTTTGGTGGCACCGTGGCAGATTTTAATTAACGATCAATGATTAATTGCTGAGCGCTGACCTCAGTCTGTCTGCAGAACTCCTTGTCTGACCAGCAGCTCTCGTCTTTGATTTTATCTCGAGGCCAGTCCGGGTTGAAGATATTAGTGGCGATGGACGAGACCACAATGAGTTTATGAACTTTCGTAGCTGAGCAGGCCTTGAGCACATTCATGGTGCCCTTGACAGCAGGTTCCATCATCTCTTTCTGCACAATTTTTCAAGTTTATCAGTAAGAACAGCAGAAGGGGTTATCCATATAAGCACAGAGTTTTCTGAATGAatattttattcatttttctattGAAAAGAATCAGCTCTCAGAAGAAAAGCATCTTGACATCAGTGACCAGTAGCACTCGCAGTCAAACTCTGAGCTCATCAAAATATATTAGTATTTTTTCAATTCCATCCCAAACTaacagttttttttttcaaatctaGCTTGCATAATACTAACAGTTAGTTTTTTTTTAAGATCAAGCTTGAATAATACTAATGGTTACTCGCATAAATTTCTCTTTGGAATAGTTGCAGTTAAGCGAATTTGCACTTGCCTGTGGATCAACCATCTTTTGGTCGGGCACTGGAGTGGCGACATGGAAGACGCCCTCGCAGCCGGCGAACGCGGCCGCGACCGTGTCGCAGTCGAGCATGTCCGCCTTGAACAGCCGCAGGTTCGCCGGGGCTCCGTCCAGCTCCGTCAGGAACGCGTTCTTCGGATCACCTGCAAGAGAAACCATGCATCGACCCGGAAGATGAACAGTAAGATGCAGAAATTGAGCAGTGAGTGAGTTCGTGAGCCGTGTCGTCAGGGGCGGCTGTCGGTGGTGGTTGCGTACGTGGGTCGCGGACGGTGGCGTGGACGGCGTAGCCGCGGGAGAGGAGCAGCTTGACGAGCCACGAGCCTATGAACCCGTTGCCGCCGGTGACGCAcacgcggggcggcgccggggacgACGTCGCCATCTCCTGTTGTTGTGGTGTTCAGAGTTCAGAGAAGGTTGGAGGACGCGAGAGTTTTCGTTATCGTTTCTCACAGGACAAACGGGCCCCGCCATTCTTGTCTCACCGTCTCTCGCCACAAGCGGCTCGTGACCTTGTGTGGATGGCTTCTCGCGCACTGACAAAGCGGGGGCAACGCGGCTGACAAAATTTACGATGACATATCCGGTGTAGGCATAGATTGAAAAACCGGACCGGTGATCCGGTTCTGCTTTTATAACAGGTCGAACCACCGGTTCACCTTTTCAACCGTTGGTTGCTTAAACAAAAAAAATGTATAAAAATAGAAAGTCCTTCATATctatattagttgtcgctcaaacagatgtatctatCACTGacatatgtctagatacatccgttttagcgtcttttagatacattcatttgagcgACGTGCTAGATACATtcgtttgagcgacaactaatatggattGGAGGCCATGAACTTACGCTTCGGTAGATGGTATGTGGGTCgagcatctctactcctaatgaagcagttaTGAATAGTCCACACGATTAATTTTCGCTGGTTTTATTTTGTCTACCCTCTCACCTCCCTCAAATCGTTGGGTTTTTTTCGTCTATCGTCCCGCTCGCAACCCTCCCGCAAAAAAAAACCATGCCAAAAAAAAAACCCACGACCTCCCCTCCCCTCACTAGCCCTACCTCGTCTCCCGTCTCCAGTCGCAGCCGCCGACACACCTGCCGATCCCTGCGCAGCGCACCCATCCCCGCCGCCCATACCTGCCGTCCCCTGCGCCACCCATCCCCACCTCGCTCCGCCCGCCGCCTCCCCTTCACGCCGGCGCCCACTCGCCTCGCCTGCACCGGTCGCCACGCGCTCGCCCCGCAAGGCAAGGAGCTCCCTTCCCCAGCCCGATCTGATGGAAAGAGGTCCAAGCCTTAACGGTCCGGTGTTCGTTGTGGCCATATCCGGCTGTGGGAGCCACCGTAGAGCCTCCATGTCGGTGGAGCAGAGCAGCCCGACAGAGGTGGGTGCCTGATCTCGTCCCGCAGATCACCTCCACTAGGTGCCCCGGCGGTTCGGACCCCCACCTGGCCCCTCCCTCGAACCCAGCGAGCCTCCGTCCCGGCCTACTTCCCGCGCGAggtcgcctccgcctcctcctggcGCACCGCCGCCCCCACCATCTGGATCGATGTCCCACTTGAGTTAGCCGTGAACGATATGTTGAAGAGCAAGGGGGCACAGGCTATTTCAGACCCTGATTCGTTTTCTTAGGTTCTTTTCCCTTCTGCAAATTCCACCCTCCTCatgattttgttatttttgttttctTGAGACGGGGTGACTTAGATAGCCTTGTACTGTTTACACTTGAATAACTGCGATTCAGATTCAGCAGACATACTAAAAGGGCTGGTTCTCTTTTGGCTCTGCATTGCTTCTTAAACATCAGTCTAATTTAATCCATCCGTGTAAAAACTGGATCCAAATTTGGTCTGTAATGCAACAAGTGTAAACTCAGAGTGTGGACTTTGCGGGTCTAGCTTCAGTGTGTGCTGTGTTCATCATGGTTATGTCCATGCTGCATATGAATGGAGCATCCTTGTGCTCATGTGATCTTGCTTGTATACACCCTTCACATAAGATGGATACAGAGCCTATGATACCTTGCATTTGCAttaaaatggacaatcttttttcGTTCTGACATGTGCATCTTGAGCTTACGATCTATTGAATCACAGTGGAGATATTATGCCTGGAGGCAATGGCAAAGCTCCGTCAGTGTTATGATGATCTGAAAGAGCGGTATGTAGTTTCTGATGTTACTGTTTCAGTACAGAGTAAGCCGACAACATCCAAAATCCTTTATTCACTTTGAACATAGTTGATGTGTTTTCTGTGGTTGGGGGAAACCCTATTGACGTTCTCTTGAACTGAACACCTTCCAGACGTGGCTTCTCAGCTAGGCTACAGAAGCATCGACTCTTTGAGCCTGGAGGACATGGTCATTGAGGTATGCAATATAAGCTGCCCGCAACCCGATGCCCTCCACGGACACCACCACCATGATGGCGGAAGGAAGAGCAAGAGGGTTCGTCGAGGCTGGGTGCCGCCGTGAGGATGCTGGTGCCCGTGCACGGTGATGGCATTGTGGCAGAAGGTCTTCTTCCGGGGGAGCCGCGCCTAGCCTCCGTCTCCACCCGCAGCCACGCTAACAAGATAGGTACTCCGCCGCGCCCTAGACATATTCCCTACTCCGGTGCACGTATGGTCAAGCATGTATCGCTTATCTTGCCCCATACGGCCTTGGCAGATCTCAATGCTTGCTTGCTAATGTGCGTGTGTGGATGttgctggttgctgctgctgtgcaTGTCTGCTTGGTGTGCCCCTGCTGTTTTGTGTTCTCACCACCACATCCATGACAAATAAAATTTCTTAGTTTTCTTAGAATGGTGTGTGCCATGATCTTCATGCCAGGCAGGGTTTACATTACGCATGTGGACAACAGGATTTTGATGTCCAGTTAAATTATCACATGGTTGTGCATATGCACTATCTATTAAACCGACAATCGTTGTTTTCAGGTTCAGGTTCGATATGTCAGGGCTAAACTAAGCTCGTCAGTTAAAGAAAGACCTCGAGAGACTCTGTAGGTACGGTGCTATTGTTAGTGTGTTGTT comes from Triticum aestivum cultivar Chinese Spring chromosome 5B, IWGSC CS RefSeq v2.1, whole genome shotgun sequence and encodes:
- the LOC123112448 gene encoding cinnamoyl-CoA reductase 1, which produces MATSSPAPPRVCVTGGNGFIGSWLVKLLLSRGYAVHATVRDPRDPKNAFLTELDGAPANLRLFKADMLDCDTVAAAFAGCEGVFHVATPVPDQKMVDPQKEMMEPAVKGTMNVLKACSATKVHKLIVVSSIATNIFNPDWPRDKIKDESCWSDKEFCRQTENWYSLAKTEAEEMALEYGEKNGLHVVALCPGLVFGPLLQHVAVNTSSKVLVYMTNGGPDTMNNKFFPIVDVRDVADALLLLYNKAGPSERYICSLDQMDLKDLLAIMKNMYPSYTYADKMVDVDFNVGVTSDKLNNLGWKPRKMEETLVDCIESYEKAGLLGVTDEEPCRLPFIYRMPPIQE
- the LOC123112447 gene encoding cinnamoyl-CoA reductase 1; amino-acid sequence: MNNKFFPIVDVRDVTDALLLLYNKAGPSERYICSLDQMDLKDLLAIMKNMYPSYTYADKMVDVDFNVGVTSDKLKNLGWKPRKMEETLVDCIESYEKAGLLGVTDDEPCRLPFIYRMPPIQE